The stretch of DNA CTGTGTACTGGGTTTCTTCCTACACTGCCCTGTAGCATGCCCAATTCCACGACAGGTGTTACAAGTTATAGGAAGCCAATCATACTCCAACCTAACTTTCCTTTCCTGACCCTCCTCATCCAAAAAACTCAAAGATTCTGGGAACTGCTGATTGATTTGGACCTCTATCATAAGTCTAGCATACCCCAGAAACATCTTTTTCTCAGTTGCTTCATCACGTCTGATTACAGTGCCAATCAATCCTCCCAATTTGTGCAGACACTCCTTCCCCCAAAACTTCAAGTCAAGACCAACCATCTTAACCCAAATAGGCAATTTATCAAGCTTCTCCTTGACAAGGTTAGTAGAAGGAGTCCATTCTCTTATAATGACTGGTTTATTGTCAAACATCACATACCCTTGTTTAATCACCTTTTGTTGAATCTCCTTAGTCTTAAACCTAACTAAGAAAATCCCATTAGGCAAAAAGGAGACCTGGTTATAGTCCTCCTCTTTCCACATCCTCTTAATAAACCCATCCAGAACATTCCATGGCGGGTTAGCACCAACCACATATCCAAAAACAGAAGTGGACCAGTATGAAATCTCTTCCTTAACATCATCAATTGTAAGCTTGAGAAGAGGAGCAGATTTTACCTTCCCACGAGAAACCTCCTTCCATCCTCCATAAGCTTCACCAGGAGTAGGTGCTACTTCATCAGGAACTACTTCTGCAGAAGAAACAGGCTCACTTTCCTCAGTAGGCACCAAAACTTCAGGAACCGTATCCAAATCTTCATCCAGATCATAAGGTTCAAGGGTCTGGTCTGTGAATTCCAAAACCCTAGCCCTGGATTCTGGAACTCTTTCAGTAGCACTAATTTCCGTCTGTACTGATGAATCCTCGTCTATCCTCTGACCTGCAGtaattttttggtttttagaattTTTATTACTATTTTTAGAATTATTATTAGGTAGTTTTTTTGCTTTTGCCATTTTGCAGATCCCTAAGAAGATTGTTGCAGGAATTTCAGAGCTAACCTCTCTCTACattctctctctaaaactataAAAGTTTCTTGTGTGGAGGCTGTTGATGTTGGACATTTTCGTTTTCGTGTAATTGTGTGTTTTACATTTCTTAGAAAATGTCCATGAGTTTTTATCTGTTTCTTCTTAGTACTTATTTGGAGAAAAATTCGCCTTCCAATTACTTGTCACTTGAAGTTGtcaaatacggagtatatttcAACGAGGGTCGAGGGAAGTCACTTGTTTGAGGAACTAGTATATATATCTCGCGCAATGCATGTGCGGTATATAAGAGTCATTAGTGTAATTCTCGTATAAATGTACGGTTTTTTAGATGAGAGTGTTATTTATTGAACTCATTTGGAAATTTATAAATGAAATAACTATTGATAATATTTCATATCAAAAGTTGGAAAAGAGAAACTTCAATAGTTTTAACTCGAATAAGATTATGTTTACTGAAAATAGTTTGTCAAcattatttttaaaaataatattatattactgCATCCACTAAAAACATCAACATTATAATTTAATGTAAGGATAATGGTTTAATTCTCAAACTATATTTCATTTCAATTAAAAATATTATATTTTAGAGTAATGAAAAGATTATAATTTAATGTAAGGATAATGGTTTAATGAAAGAAAAAAttatttgtttccttatttaagtAAGTGCACTTTAGACGGAAATTTTTTCatagtttttattctcttagggGTTGTTTTACCCATTAAATAACACAGGAATTCCAATtaatgtgaattgcaaaatgggtaacttgtttggttaccccaattcacatgaaataCAATTACCTTGGAACTTTAATTCCACCATAATGGAAGAAGTTGCTTACCTAcgtccccctaggtaagtgggaatgcctacatgaattgcatttcctttatgcaaccaaacaatttttcctaattcacatgaattctaaaatcATGTGATTTATCACTTCCTAGGCAATGCAACTTCCTACATGCAACCAAACGAGTAACGACCCCTTAGTATATAGGGAGATGAGCTATTTTTATTTAGGATTTTTCTATATATATGGTACCTTCTTGTTTTTTCTGAATTTTAAGTGGTATCTTTCATCTTTCGTAAATACAGTATTATTGGTACTCCTTAACTTCattaaaaaataatttaaaataccCAAAGAGCTCTAACCCGTCATTTTTAAATATTTAATTTATGCACTTTCATAAATTTCAAAGGTAAGACTAATTCTCTAAAGATTTTTTCTCAAAAAAATAATATTCTTTAATGATTGTTTTCATGAAGAACGGTATCATAAACAGTTGCACAAAGGTGgaccttttcaaaaaaaaaaaaaaaataatagctTTCACTAAATTAATTCGTGtaagcaccaaaaaaaaaaaaaaaaaaaactaaattaaTTCGTGTAAGAGCACTTATATTTTACCTAAACTTTTTTAAATTTTTACTGGTTGTCTTATAGGTTCAAATGCAATTGTTGAGGTAGCCAAATGTGTTTCATTTGGTAATGCAACTATAATCACTGTCATCTCGTCTTCTACAATAATTACTGTTAATGGTCGCTGTTTCATATAGAAAACCGAACCCCAATGGCAATTCAATCAACAATGTTAAATAAACGTCGCTGCAATCAAATCACATAACATGGTGTAGTTAAATTTTCCTACCGTAGACTCGCAGAGCGTCATTGTCTTTACAAAAATCAGAAATTCTTTAGACACCCCAAAAAATGTCGGAAAATAAATAATCACCATTAACATACATAGAAGATCATGGGATTaaataatcctaaacttaatcTAACAACTCATAACGACTATATAACTAAATCTAATTGCTAAACTTATTCAACAAATAAACAACTAACTAAATCTAATCCCAGGATTAGTTTTATTCGACTAAACGACTGATGGTAGCTCTTGACTAGGCCCCAACCTTACACAAGAGTCGATCCTCATATGCGGGACAAAACTCAACTGCGCAAAGAACGTCTCGACTGGAGCGCTTGGACaatctttttccttagccttgaAATCAAGCCTATCAAGGTGATCCATCATAAAACCCCTTGCCATAAGACCATGTTCTACAAGCTCATATCTTTTGCCGTCATCCTGTATTTTAACCAAAATATGTACGACAATTAATAACAATCGATAACTGTTAAATATGTACGAAAAATTTTAAATTGAATGGGAGGACTAAAAATTTATTTACCTGGCTGTTGTTGAAGTATTCTAAGGCCGCCTCCGCATATTCACGTATTTTAATTGCTAGATTTTCGGCCTCAGCGTGGTTGGAAATCGTTTGCCCCATCTTTCTAATCTCGTCTGTTCGGAATTTGTTGTAGGAATTACAGATTTCAGAGTATTCAGACTTCGGATGAATAAAATAGATGGCCTATGAGAGTTTATATAGTGCTCTCATAACAGCCTATGAGAGACTATATAGGAATCATTAACACTTTCGTAAAGATACAAAATTATTATTAATTTCCTTTATTTTTCTAGAAACCTAAACAATTGCGGAATCCTAATTAGACTCTGAAACAAATTCATAGCATATAAAATCgagccaggagttacaacaattGCTGGTGAAATCGAGCCACAGAGGTAGCCATGTGGATGGACCGAGTAGAGAAGCAACGTTTTCTAATGACTTCAATGTGGCCTAATATTGGAAGGAGCTGTTCCATGCTAGTAATCTAACGCGGAAATCGAGCTACAACTCGATTCCGACTTCAACATGAAAGCAGCTTATATTACAGTTCGCGACATCATTTACTTCAACATTCTTATACGACTACGAGATGATGCATCACTTCAAGAACGTTTCCAAAAACTCATGGGTTCTAATCAAGCTATTCGATATATTGTTCATTTTAAGTACGTTTATTATGATCATTTCTGGGATTGAAATCAGTCACGTGTTTTTGCTCACCCATTTAggtcatgttcttttggactgaaaccaTCTAAACTGAATTTAACGGAGCTAAACTAAACTGAATTTAATGGATATGAACTGAGCTGAAGTTaatggagctgaattgaactgaactgataACTTAATGAATCTACACTAAACTTATAAAAGTTAAAAATCCCCTATCTATTAAAAGAATAGATGGATCTAAAAAACTTTCCACGAAAAAGCAtctttttaaaaatataaataaaattactATAAATCTATAAATTGCTACAGATTTTATTGATTCTTACTCATATTACGTATAAAATAAACTGTAAATTGCAATTATTACattcgtgacaaaaaaaaatcaaGAGAATTTTAAAACTAAAATCATTaactttgtggtataaaaaaatatattttgtTTAAAATATATTTCAACACATTACTCAACACTCTTGATTAATTGTCAGTTATAACTTTTTTTTCCCAAAGCAAAATGCAATGACAGAAATATGAATAATTAATGAGATAACACTATTATATAAgtaatttattaaaaataaaaaaaactctaTATACCGTGAcgagaaatatgaacaattaatgagataccactattatataagtaatttattaaaaaaattaggGAAACTCTATATACCGTGCAATTACtgcacgggatctaaactagtaaaACTAATAATTACGTAACACGTGTATATAACTTTCTACTATACTTTATTACCCTAGTAGTGTACAAAAATAACACAAAAACTtcagagagacggtctctcaatagcgttattgagagacctctcacatgatgggatGGGGGATCCACCGACTTCTTTTTTTCCCTATTATGTATCCCACTAAATTAGcaggagacggtctctcatgagacctactgaaTAAATAATTATAGTACCGTTGTAAACTTTATAATCACCCAAATTCCAATGGTTCACTTTCGTCATCCCCCATTTTTTTTATCTACCTTTCCAACCACCACTGATCACCTCCTTTTGACGATCACCACTCCATGTTACTTTATGAGTTAACCTAGTCGATTTACTtctaaataaaaattattaaactATTTTTTAACGATTATTTGATTTTCCACAAACTGGTTTATAGAGCATCAATGGTCTCAAATGTAATCTGTTGCTTCACAAATTTTTTGGGGCATCTTTGTCTGATTCGAGAAACCGTTCGTATAATTTACGGATATTTCTGTTCCGGGGCCCTTAAAttctgaaaaccgtgtattatatttcaatttgagccgtttggcaCTTTGGCAGGCCGTATCAGATCAtacttccccccccccccccccggtcTTTTTTACCTCATGTCTGGGGTCGCTTCAAGAGTTatcttattcgatttcagccccaaaaAACAAATATTAAACCACTTTTGACAAGTATCCGATTTCCGTCCAAGACTGGTTGATCGCATATCAGCTCCATTAAATGTCTTCTGTTGCAACACGAAATTTTtgtggcccctttatctgactTTAGAAACCCTCCATGTGATTTACAGACATTTTTGTCTCAGAAACCTGAAATCCACATTCTACaaaaccgcgtattatacacttcaatttgagttgttCGAGAGGCCGTATCGGGTCATATTTATTTTTGTGCCAGTTTTTCAACCACGTGTCCAAGGTCACTTTAtgagttaccctattcgatttaaatccaaataacaattattaaaccATTTTTAATAAATAGCCGATTTTCCACATACTGGTTTATAGAGCATCAACGGCCTCAAATGTAATTTGTTGCTCCACAAAAATTTTGGGGCATCTTTGCCTGATTCGAGACACCGTTTGCATAATTTAGGACATTTCTGTTCCGGGACGCATGAAttttaaaaaccgtgtattatatttcaatttgagccgttcgcgAGGCCGTATCGGATCATAATTTTTTTTCTCCCGATCTTTTTTACCTCATGTCCGGGATTGTTTCAAGATTTATCctattcgatttgagcctcaaataacaaaTATTAAACCATTTTTGATAAGTATCCGGTTTTCGGCCAAGACTGGTTGATCGCATACAGGCTCCATTAAATGTCTTTTGTTGCACCACGAAATTTTtttggccgctttatccgactctAGGAACCATCCATGTAATTTACAGACATTTTTGTTCGGGACCCTAAAATCCCAataaacgtgtattatacacttcaatttaatttgagccgttcggggagGCTGTATCGGATCAAAATTTGTTTCTCCCGGTCTTTTTTACCTCGTACCCGGGATCGcttcaggagttaccctattcgatttcagcccaaATAAGCAGTATTAAATCTTTTTTGACAAGTATTGAGGGGATGTTTGGTTCACACAAAAAAAAAGTAtaaggtatgggtttggaataaGTCAAACCCATACCAAATGTTTGTTTGACAAATTTGGAGGTTttatacccatacctcaaacccatgaggtatgggtttctcatacccaagaaggggggtgggtatgagattgatatcCATGGgtatcaaactaaaatgaacaaaaatatgaaaaaacaaattatagcatattataaaatataaatccaattttttatataattatttgattaaATGATCATTTTCATAAATTTATAATATTGAAAATTATTATTTACGATATTTTAGTTTACGCATTTTAACCTTAATTGAGGTTCAAACTGATACCACTCAAAAatgaaacaaacacaaggtatgagggATAAGTTCCAAACCCATATCACTCGGGTATGATTTTTGATTCCAAAATCATACCCGTGCACGAAACAAACACCCCCTGAATTTCGGCAAACACATGAGGTTGTTCCATTGCCGTATATTTGACGCATGTTCCTGAGCATAGTTCGTTGTTCTATCCCCTTGCCTACAGTTTCAAGTGTTCAACAACTTGAAAAATCGCTAATTACTCCGTAATATAATCTTGATTCGGagaaaatataataaaaaactcttatttttagatgatgtcGTGAAcccgtttttctcttttttttattaATCTTGCACGGGAGCACAACGGCCAAAATTTATGGGGTATCTATTATTCGTGAGATGAATTTTATTTCCGCATCAGATTAGGTCTTTagagcatccacattgaagagTATGTACTCTTcctcttattttctttctttcccaCTATTTTTTTGACACCTCACATCCTCTTTCATCCAACTCATTTTCCACTATCTCCATCATCtttctattcttttttttttcggaaaatgcacgcggtgcccttaaactttgatattttgcccgaaatacccaattttttgatccggaaaactttaagaggctataactcgtATTTTTGAGCtcagaaagtgacgattttttttttcaaattgattatcttttcgagaactacgacttgaaaaaaaaaattgtcgagtttggaattcgtgaccaagagatatggtcactcaaagtttgttcggtaaaaaaaactttgacgtacaaaaactcctagccacgggatccaaatacgacaattttttttttcaaatcgtagttctcggaaagataatcgatttgaaaaaaaaaattatcactttttGAACTCGTAGACACGGGTTATGGCCTCTTAAAGCTTTCGggaacaaaaaattgggtatttcgggcaaaaatcgaaacttaaagggcaccgcgtgcattttccctttttttttttccacaTCAAAGAGGATCCTCTTTACACTCTCtttcatattttaattcttttttaatattagttaatgtgataattatataaaataaaatgcatatgCAATAATTTGATAGAGGAGTGGACACAAGGGCTAGGTTGTCTTCTAAAAATAGAGGaagtcttcctcttcctctttcaAAGAGGATGTTAAAATTAATCTCACATTGAAGAGGATATCCTCCTCTGAGGAGAGAAGGTCTTAAGAagcatccacaatggtaagcAGTTGGTTGGTACTTTTTACCTTTCGCTTACATCATTTTTTTGAAGAACAACAATTTCAAGATACAAGTTACTCCAATGGTGAATCCTATTTAGTATTAGCTTGATGAGACCTAACTAAcacatttttttattaatttatttaattcttaattactaaataaaaaataaatgagacaactatttttctattggttatatTTTCATGTGGGACCATTTGAGCTTTACTTTCCATTTCAAATGCTAAATACGTTTAAAATAGTTGATGTGGAGTCTTTCCGATGGTTAATTGCAAGTAGGAAATAAATCTTTTTTTATTCGCAGTTGTCCTTTTAGCGTAACTATCGGAGATCTTTCTAAGAGAATGCaacatcctcttcaatgtgggtgCTCTTACATCTACTCATAAAACTATTATTCAAATTTTCTGAATCAATTTATAAAACTTTTATTAGAGAGTTCTATATCGACTCTACTCGCACTTTGTGTGTGAACACAACTAAAGTTCGTCAACGTGGAAAAACACAACATCCGAGTTTCCGAACAAAACACCTGACACTTCTATCCAAAACCTCAACAACCACATTCCCTGTCTACCTACCTCAAATGGCCACCCTCGGCGCCACCCTCCGCCGCGGCCTCCGCCTTAAAACCCAAATCAAAAACTTCAGCAACATCCCGGAAAACACCGTATACGGCGGCCCAAAACCGCAAAACCCAGACCAACGTGTAACCCTGGCCCACCTCCGTCAAAAACACAAGAGAAAAGAGCCAATTACAATGGTCACTGCCTACGATTACCCTTCTGCGGTTCACCTTGATTCCGCCGGTATCGATATTTGTCTGGTTGGAGATTCTGCGGCTATGGTTGTCCATGGACATGATACCACATTGCCAATTACGGTTGATGAAATGCTTGTTCATTGTCGTGCTGTTGCTCGTGGCGCTAGGCGACCGCTTCTTGTTGGTGATCTTCCTTTTGGTTCTTATGAATCCAGTGCTTCTCAGGTTCATTTTTGAATTGGTTGATCAATTTTGTCTTTtaaattttatattatttgtggCGATTgacgagtattttaatcaaagctaaataaatgattgagacggagaaaGTAATTGAAAACTTGTCTGCATGTGTGTATATTGTGGACCTTTGGTTTGTTTTTTCGCTGTGATCTCCTTTTGAGACTTTCTTGTTGTTTTACTTGCCTTATCCTGAATGGAGGTAGTGGCGTAGCCAGAATTTGTAGTTAGGGAGCGAAAAAGTATCAAGAGTTGATTGACTTGCCTTAGTGAATGGAGGTAGTGGCGTAGCCAGAATTTGTAGTTAGGGAGCGAAAAAGTATCAGGAGTTATTTGACTTGCCTTACTGAATGGAGGTAGTGGCGTAGCCAGAATTTCTAGTTAGGGAGCGAAAAAGTTTGTTTGACTTGCCTTAGTGAATGGAAGTAGTGGCGTAGCTAAAATTTGTAGTTAGGGAGCGAAAAAGTATCAGGAGTTAGTTTGACTTGCCTTGAGGTAGTGGCGTAGCCAGAATTTGTAGTTAGGGAGCAAAAAAGTATCAGGAGGACATAATGATTAAGGTAAACTAACATAATAggaaattttaacaaaaaaattcaaaaatgtcACTATCCGGTGAGCGCCCCTGCTACCTCCCTGGCTCCGCCGCTGATTTGAGGGAGTTTTTATTTGAAAAGAGTTGGAATTCGTAATTTTGGTGTTTCCTATCTCTATGATCAATTTTGCGAAAAGCTGAGCTTAACAGTAACTAGTGTTGTATCTGTGTTCAATTTCCCAATTGTTGATCTTATCAGAGAATTTTTGTTATGTCTGTAATTCAGTATAGTAAGAGCATATGACATTTCCAGAATGGCGTTATGAGACGTTCTAGAGTCACAACAGGCAAAAGTGCATACCTCAGAAAATCTCGTCACAAGCGTGCTGAGGTGTCTATTTAAGCAATCATTACCTCGTTCTGAAGACATATAAAAAGTGCATAACAGATCGCATAGTGACGGGTAAATCACAGTAAAAGAAGGGCTGAGAATTGTATGTTATTTTGGATGAAAAAACTACATTTTGAGATTGTTGACATTCTTGTTGGTGTTATTTGAATATTTGATTGTTTTGAATGGCAAAGTTCAGTTACCAATATGTGTGATTATTCATGATTGGGCAGTCTGAATGATGAGCAGGCGGTCAACACAGCAGTCAGGATTTTAAAAGAGGGCCGAATGGATTCCATTAAATTAGAGGGAGGAGCACCTTCAAGAATAACAGCGGCAAAAGCGATTGTGGAAGCTGGAATTGCAGTGATGGGGCATGTCGGGTTGACTCCTCAAGCTATCAGCGTTCTGGGTGGATTTAGACCTCAGGGGAGAAACGTCTCCAGCGCAGTTAATGTACGTCTTCTTTTGTACAGTCTTTAGTTTCAGTCTTTCAGATATTGAGGTTTACTTGGACAGTTGGACCCTCCTGTTTCCAATGTAGT from Silene latifolia isolate original U9 population chromosome 10, ASM4854445v1, whole genome shotgun sequence encodes:
- the LOC141605056 gene encoding 3-methyl-2-oxobutanoate hydroxymethyltransferase 1, mitochondrial-like, coding for MATLGATLRRGLRLKTQIKNFSNIPENTVYGGPKPQNPDQRVTLAHLRQKHKRKEPITMVTAYDYPSAVHLDSAGIDICLVGDSAAMVVHGHDTTLPITVDEMLVHCRAVARGARRPLLVGDLPFGSYESSASQAVNTAVRILKEGRMDSIKLEGGAPSRITAAKAIVEAGIAVMGHVGLTPQAISVLGGFRPQGRNVSSAVNVVETALALQEAGCFSVVLECVPPPIAAATTSALGIPTIGIGAGPFCSGQVLVYHDLLGMMQHPHHAKVTPKFCKQYAHVGEVINKALSEYKEEVISGTFPSPAHSPYKISAPEVDSFLKELERRGLTEAASAAADAAEKMENAKST